One Flavobacteriales bacterium DNA segment encodes these proteins:
- a CDS encoding DNA primase has translation MITRETIDRIIEAARIEEVVGDYVTLKKRGANYIGLCPFHDEKTPSFNVSPVRGIYKCFGCGKGGNAVNFLMEHEHYAYPEALRFLGKKYGIEVEDEQQTDEQKEAVQERESLYIVSAFAQRYYTEVLHNTEEGKAIGLTYLKERGVTPAMTERFVIGYAPDQWDGLLNAATHEGHNPEFLDKTGLTLSGENGKRHDRFRGRVMFPIRNVTGRVIGFGGRTLRSDKKTAKYINSPESEIYHKSHVLYGLYESRKAISEQDVCYLVEGYTDVISLHQAGVENVVASSGTSLTEGQIRLIRRYTPNVTILYDGDAAGIKASFRGIDLILEEGLNVRVVLFPDGEDPDSYARKSGGEALKEYITSNSKDFISFKTGLLWEEASGDPIKKAALIKDIVQTIALIPDAVTRSVYVKECASILQIDEQALISVLNKSRRDKARKENTSASPEEYASVPDDVPVQYRESQERPATDISFQERDLLRVLLQYGNHELSIVRTEENAEKEMEPETMSVADFIVSELSADDITLEHAVYGRIFDEIMTAVNNGSLPDEKKFLHHSDPEIAHHAIDLCTSRYQLSGNWEKRGIMVETEEMVLRKTVYNVVYALKERRVMDMIEKNQIKLKDTASDEEVMKLLEVQKLLENARKQISNQLGRVILK, from the coding sequence GTCTCCTGTGCGTGGTATTTACAAATGTTTCGGCTGCGGGAAGGGTGGTAATGCGGTGAACTTTCTCATGGAGCATGAACACTATGCCTACCCCGAAGCACTTCGTTTTCTGGGAAAGAAATATGGCATTGAGGTTGAGGATGAGCAGCAGACAGATGAGCAGAAGGAGGCCGTGCAGGAAAGGGAAAGCCTGTACATTGTTTCCGCATTCGCACAACGGTATTATACCGAAGTCTTGCATAATACCGAAGAAGGAAAGGCCATCGGTCTCACCTATCTGAAAGAAAGGGGTGTAACACCTGCGATGACCGAACGGTTTGTGATTGGATATGCACCGGATCAGTGGGATGGTCTTCTGAATGCCGCAACGCATGAAGGACACAATCCGGAGTTCCTGGATAAGACCGGCCTCACCCTGTCAGGGGAAAATGGAAAACGGCATGACCGCTTCCGGGGACGGGTCATGTTCCCGATCCGCAATGTCACCGGACGGGTCATCGGCTTTGGTGGACGAACGCTCCGGAGTGACAAGAAAACGGCCAAGTACATCAACTCGCCCGAAAGTGAGATATACCATAAAAGTCATGTGCTCTATGGTTTGTATGAGTCCCGCAAAGCCATTTCTGAGCAGGACGTATGTTATCTCGTTGAAGGCTACACCGATGTGATATCGCTGCACCAGGCCGGTGTGGAAAATGTGGTGGCCTCTTCCGGCACTTCCCTCACCGAAGGCCAGATCCGCCTGATCCGCCGGTATACACCCAATGTGACCATCCTTTATGATGGGGATGCGGCAGGCATCAAAGCATCCTTCCGCGGGATCGATCTTATTCTTGAAGAGGGCCTCAACGTTCGCGTCGTCCTTTTCCCGGATGGAGAAGACCCCGACTCTTACGCAAGGAAATCCGGCGGCGAGGCTTTGAAAGAATACATCACTTCCAACAGCAAAGACTTTATCTCCTTTAAAACCGGTCTGCTTTGGGAAGAGGCCTCTGGTGACCCGATCAAAAAGGCGGCCCTGATCAAGGACATCGTGCAAACCATCGCCCTGATCCCCGATGCCGTGACCCGCTCCGTTTATGTGAAGGAATGTGCGTCCATACTTCAAATTGACGAGCAGGCGCTGATCAGTGTACTTAACAAGTCGCGGCGCGATAAGGCCCGCAAGGAAAATACGTCCGCCTCACCTGAAGAATACGCCTCCGTTCCGGACGATGTACCCGTTCAATACCGGGAGTCGCAGGAGAGACCAGCTACCGACATATCCTTTCAGGAACGGGACCTGCTTCGCGTTTTGTTACAATACGGAAACCATGAATTATCCATCGTCCGCACAGAAGAAAATGCAGAAAAGGAGATGGAGCCGGAGACCATGAGTGTGGCTGATTTTATTGTAAGTGAACTATCGGCCGATGATATTACGTTGGAGCATGCAGTATATGGCAGGATATTTGACGAGATCATGACGGCGGTAAACAATGGTTCACTGCCTGATGAGAAGAAGTTCCTTCACCATTCTGATCCGGAGATCGCACATCACGCCATCGACCTATGTACTTCAAGGTACCAGTTAAGCGGGAACTGGGAGAAAAGAGGCATCATGGTAGAGACTGAGGAAATGGTGTTGAGAAAAACAGTTTATAATGTTGTTTATGCCCTTAAGGAACGAAGGGTGATGGATATGATCGAGAAAAATCAGATCAAACTGAAGGACACCGCATCTGACGAAGAAGTGATGAAGTTGCTGGAAGTGCAGAAACTTCTTGAGAATGCGCGGAAGCAGATATCCAACCAACTGGGTCGTGTGATTTTGAAATGA